From Pyramidobacter piscolens W5455, the proteins below share one genomic window:
- a CDS encoding CobW family GTP-binding protein, with amino-acid sequence MKILVISGFLGAGKTTFIKELIRRTGKNVVVMENEYGEVNLDSQEISQTSDVDILEFAEGCICCSMKDGFASSLLTISSSLDPECLVVEPTGIGKLSSILATAKKYEYERISLLRPVTIVTPQSFYRYRREHPDIYLDQIENASRIVFSKVENESADVLEKIAAEIRALNPRAELVCRHYTQQDDAWWNGLLEEKRGAECSMWNTAAESAARASKIHECTFAEARLRNPAELIVLLEDVVRGELGDISRAKGVLQCGGEWLRFDAADSRYCVTGAEGYAQETQCVFIGRTVKRRALFDRLNAGTSCAAET; translated from the coding sequence GTGAAAATACTGGTCATCTCCGGCTTTTTGGGAGCCGGAAAAACGACGTTCATCAAGGAATTGATCCGACGCACGGGCAAGAACGTCGTCGTCATGGAGAACGAATACGGCGAGGTGAACCTGGACAGCCAGGAGATCTCGCAGACGTCCGACGTCGACATCCTCGAGTTCGCCGAAGGCTGCATCTGCTGTTCCATGAAGGACGGCTTCGCCTCGTCGCTGCTGACGATCTCGTCCTCGCTGGATCCCGAGTGCCTTGTCGTCGAGCCGACGGGGATCGGCAAGCTGAGCAGCATCCTGGCGACGGCCAAAAAATACGAGTACGAGCGGATCAGCCTGCTCCGCCCGGTGACGATCGTGACGCCGCAGAGCTTTTACCGGTATCGGCGCGAGCATCCCGACATTTATCTCGATCAGATCGAAAATGCTTCGCGGATCGTCTTTTCCAAAGTCGAGAACGAATCGGCCGACGTTCTCGAAAAGATCGCCGCCGAGATCCGCGCGCTCAACCCGCGGGCCGAGCTCGTATGCCGCCATTACACGCAGCAGGATGACGCGTGGTGGAACGGGCTGCTGGAGGAAAAGCGCGGCGCGGAATGTTCCATGTGGAACACGGCAGCCGAAAGCGCCGCCCGCGCCTCGAAAATCCACGAATGCACGTTTGCCGAGGCACGCCTGCGCAATCCGGCGGAACTGATCGTCCTTTTGGAAGACGTGGTCCGCGGCGAACTGGGCGACATCAGCCGGGCCAAAGGCGTTCTGCAGTGCGGCGGCGAATGGCTGCGTTTCGACGCCGCCGATTCGCGCTACTGCGTGACCGGCGCCGAAGGCTACGCGCAGGAAACGCAGTGCGTCTTCATCGGCCGCACCGTCAAAAGACGGGCCCTTTTCGACCGACTGAACGCCGGAACATCCTGTGCGGCTGAGACGTGA